In Trichoderma atroviride chromosome 2, complete sequence, one DNA window encodes the following:
- a CDS encoding uncharacterized protein (EggNog:ENOG41): MQGLRESAFLPTIKCSSCGLQVEISLMGEHVCSGPAVELSPPPDSNDKFDDPLPRPLQTDKMGRMPGPVDIGAANTAYMVPAPLTPVSQYGGSRSVSPMTPNRPSFADQARDFFSFGGARVEEPTNIPEKPLQPDSNGHRSSKSMATLAPAKPLGFMERMNTIAPGPFDTNQRPSTSHGAFPTQKESVTKFDAFLLEEPGRIPERPGTSHSNLSTGSGSNLPSTPKQPRKNGYEGFGAPSGRQLDPNAMAPPMRAETFPRPSPGVGETPRRPSFASPMSHNRLPSMGDPDAERRPSLGPDTTRRPPPRKSLIPQHLPTESLNLAAEFGSSNPYHTASDSSSSGYSTFSNQSQTTTQTSPARSQPRNSIPDALRVRAMPGVMSTTTEKPRPADLRLDPAADIPLPARSPVPRSPYLIPEGEEERYDPAIQPGIGQPAFKPYRAFSPAPEPKSEPEPEPELDLGPKNESSPRQSSPRSPRQSPRQTLPAQTPPRQFTPRQSTPRQSTPRQPTPRQSTPLQPSARRSTPMQPSPRQSTPVQPSPRQSTPRQSPPRKSSLRQSQTASTESPRKSSRDLKGSKDLKLPSRGDCKACGEPITGKSVSSADGRLTGRYHKACFVCTTCANPFTSAEFYVLDDKPYCEQHYHKLNGSLCGSCGVGIEGQFVEDESRAKHHVGCFCCLDCGVPLSDGYFEVDGKAYCERDAVRRTRPPPPPNPYPRGPPGRGGYGGPGPRPYGGPPGPPGPGRMGPGGPGPRPYGPPGLPRGPGPYGGPPPGRLGPGMGPGMRPGMGPGMGPGLGPLPKMNKRMTRLGMM; the protein is encoded by the exons ATGCAGGGACTGAGAGAGTCGGCGTTTCTGCCGACGATCAAATGTTCGTCATGCGGCTTGCAGGTCGAAATCTCCCTGATGGGAGAACATGTGTGTTCTGGGCCGGCCGTCGAGC TATCACCGCCTCCCGATAGCAACGATAAGTTTGACGATCCGCTCCCCAGGCCGCTGCAGACAGATAAGATGGGCCGTATGCCTGGCCCGGTTGATATCGGCGCAGCAA ATACAGCGTACATGGTACCGGCACCGTTGACTCCGGTGAGCCAATATGGAGGATCGCGCAGCGTTTCTCCAATGACGCCAAACAGACCATCATTTGCTGATCAAGCAAGAGACTTCTTCTCATTTGGCGGCGCCAGAGTAGAAGAACCAACAAACATACCCGAAAAGCCCCTACAGCCTGACAGCAATGGGCACCGCAGCTCAAAAAGCATGGCTACCCTAGCTCCCGCAAAGCCTCTTGGTTTCATGGAGCGGATGAACACCATTGCCCCAGGCCCCTTTGATACGAACCAACGACCCTCGACTTCGCATGGCGCCTTTCCCACACAAAAGGAATCGGTAACCAAGTTCGATGCATTTTTACTGGAAGAGCCTGGGCGAATCCCTGAGCGACCTGGAACAAGTCATTCCAACTTGTCCACGGGAAGCGGCAGTAATCTTCCATCAACCCCAAAGCAGCCCCGAAAGAATGGATATGAAGGATTCGGAGCTCCGTCGGGGCGCCAGCTAGATCCCAACGCCATGGCACCGCCAATGAGAGCGGAAACCTTTCCTAGACCTTCACCTGGTGTAGGAGAAACCCCACGGCGGCCGTCATTTGCCAGCCCAATGTCTCACAACCGACTGCCTTCCATGGGAGATCCAGATGCGGAGCGACGACCATCTTTGGGGCCCGACACAACGAGGCGCCCGCCACCACGTAAAAGCCTTATTCCTCAACACCTCCCTACAGAATCCCTCAACTTGGCCGCCGAGTTCGGCTCCAGCAACCCCTATCATACGGCATCTGATTCATCATCCTCAGGATACTCTACCTTTAGCAACCAGAGCCAAACCACTACACAGACAAGTCCGGCAAGGTCGCAGCCGCGCAACAGCATCCCCGACGCGCTTAGAGTGAGGGCAATGCCTGGTGTAATGTCGACAACCACAGAGAAGCCACGGCCCGCCGATCTTCGACTCGACCCAGCAGCTGATATACCGCTTCCCGCGCGATCTCCAGTGCCACGATCGCCATACCTTATACccgagggagaagaggagcgtTATGACCCAGCTATCCAACCTGGCATTGGTCAGCCAGCGTTCAAGCCATACAGAGCGTTTAGCCCAGCCCCGGAACCAAAgtctgagcctgagcctgagcctgagctaGACTTGGGACCTAAAAACGAAAGCTCTCCAAGACAATCATCTCCGAGATCTCCGAGGCAGTCTCCAAGGCAAACTCTTCCTGCACAGACTCCTCCAAGACAGTTTACTCCCAGGCAGTCTACTCCCAGACAGTCTACTCCTAGACAGCCTACCCCTAGGCAGTCCACCCCGCTGCAGCCCTCTGCTAGACGGTCAACTCCCATGCAGCCCTCTCCCAGACAGTCAACTCCAGTGCAGCCCTCTCCTCGACAGTCAACTCCCCGACAATCGCCTCCGAGGAAATCATCTCTGAGACAATCTCAAACCGCCTCGACAGAATCTCCTCGAAAGTCATCCAGAGACCTCAAAGGCTCCAAAGACCTTAAGCTTCCGTCCCGTGGCGACTGCAAGGCTTGTGGCGAACCCATTACCGGAAAGAGCGTTTCGTCCGCCGATGGGAGGTTGACTGGAAGATATCACAAGGCTTGCTTTGTCTGTACCACTTGCGCGAACCCCTTTACCTCTGCCGAGTTTTACGTTTTGGACGACAAGCCGTACTGTGAGCAGCACTACCACAAGCTCAATGGCAGCTTGTGTGGAAGCTGCGGAGTCGGAATCGAGGGGCAGTTTGTTGAAGATGAGTCTCGTGCTAAGCATCACGTAGGATGCTTTTGCTGCCTTGACTGCGGCGTGCCGCTCTCCGACGGCTACTTTGAAGTCGACGGCAAGGCCTACTGCGAGCGCGATGCTGTGAGAAGAACAcggccgccaccaccacctaaTCCTTACCCTCGGGGTCCTCCAGGCAGAGGCGGATACGGAGGCCCGGGTCCTCGACCTTACGGCGGACCACCTGGACCGCCTGGACCTGGACGAATGGGTCCAGGAGGACCGGGACCTCGACCCTACGGCCCTCCTGGCCTGCCGAGAGGACCAGGACCCTATGGTGGCCCCCCACCAGGCCGACTCGGACCCGGCATGGGACCCGGCATGAGGCCTGGCATGGGACCTGGCATGGGACCCGGTTTGGGTCCACTGCCCAAGATGAACAAGAGGATGACACGCCTGGGCATGATGTAA
- a CDS encoding uncharacterized protein (SECRETED:SignalP(1-23)): MALAVRKCLWLHLTHEAFSGADAEVFKWPDAWQPRSQQMQHTCTCRHMRSGKAVDADRHWQMQKVSEHVATQTVSGLVQVCICMNLHPQTEFTRNVVKTFSNFLNSIHNPFAGARCSATGGLADSTYSK, encoded by the exons ATGGCATTAGCTGTAAGAAAATGCCTCTGGTTACATTTGACGCACGAAGCGTTTTCTGGCGCGGACGCAGAGGTGTTTAAGTGGCCTGATGCCTGGCAGCCAAGATCCCAACAAATGcagcatacttgtacatgtaggcaCATGCGGTCAGGAAAAGCGGTCGACGCTGATCGCCATTGGCAAATGCAAAAGGTCAGCGAACACGTAGCCACGCAAACAGTTTCCGGCTTGGTTCAGGTCTGTATCTGCATGAATCTCCATCCACAGACCGAATTCACCCGAAACG TCGTCAAGACGTTTTCCAACTTCTTGAACTC GATTCACAACCCGTTCGCCGGAGCCCGCTGCTCTGCCACTGGAGGGTTAGCGGACTCGACCTATTCCAAATAA
- a CDS encoding uncharacterized protein (EggNog:ENOG41) encodes MGLDALPTELVYQIARHLPRPRDVDALAKVNQRFFAILDPVLYKLEENANLALQWATWKGNTETARKALRYGARPNIIEIGRDCPLRYAVAQGRLPITKLLLDNGAIIRDPMILATAAFNGLDEITKLLLEHGASPNAKCEDKTPLIYAVEKAREGTFALLLQRGADIFASDRSGSSVLFYAVDGGCTRIVEKLLDLGLDKYQSLGSSGPAQIHAARLGRLDIVKLFNERDVDVDLGDYFGRTALYWAAAKGHLEVVQYLLQQGASLEIGDDRGNTPALHAAIKGRTSVVKTLLDHGADLEYKDHIGRTMLSRAAEQGLEDTTQFLLDRGANIETVDKEGRTPLLLAAGTNRVKTVKLLIDRGANVNCTDGESSPLSVAADGGYSQSKPPLFLAVMSQGPSATDTVRTLLDYGANIEATDKHGKTALHYILMTHEKFLYLLVARGANLDARDSFGRNLLMYAATSGQGDYIHALIDLGLKVNDQDEDGMTALHYAVMSQAADSMLPLLQHGADPEIRDNEGYSVYEVAMENHDNLLMEAEAELEEMRI; translated from the exons atggGACTGGACGCCTTGCCAACGGAGCTGGTCTATCAAATCGCCAGACACTTGCCCCGGCCGAGGGACGTCGACGCCCTGGCCAAGGTGAATCAGcgcttcttcgccatcctcGATCCGGTTCTCTACAAACTTGAAGAGAATGCCAACCTTGCCCTTCAATGGGCCACGTGGAAGGGCAACACTGAGACAGCAAGGAAAGCGCTGCGATATGGAGCCAGACCCAACATAATTGAAATCGGCAGGGACTGTCCCCTCAGATATGCCGTGGCCCAAGGGCGTCTGCCTATTACCAAGCTCCTactcgacaatggcgccaTCATTCGTGACCCAATGATCTTGGCAACAGCCGCTTTTAACGGGTTGGACGAGATAACCAAGTTGCTCCTCGAGCATGGAGCAAGCCCGAATGCGAAATGTGAGGACAAGACGCCTCTTATTTACGCCGTGGAGAAGGCGAGAGAGGGCACTTTTGCACTGCTGTTGCAGCGAGGGGCCGATATTTTCGCCAGCGATCGCAGCGGATCGTCTGTTCTATTCTACGCTGTTGATGGCGGGTGCACCAGGAtcgtggagaagctgctcgatCTTGGGCTTGACAAATACCAGTCCCTTGGCAGTTCGGGGCCTGCCCAGATCCACGCCGCCCGGCTTGGTAGACTGGACATTGTCAAGCTGTTCAATGAACGggacgtcgacgtcgactTGGGTGATTATTTCGGCCGGACAGCACTTTATTgggccgccgccaagggccATCTCGAGGTGGTGCAAtatctgctgcagcagggcGCGTCGTTGGAAATCGGCGACGATAGGGGCAACACTCCTGCATTGCATGCGGCCATCAAGGGCAGGACCTCCGTTGTGAAAACATTGCTTGATCACGGAGCAGATCTAGAATACAAGGATCACATCGGACGAACCATGTTGTCTCGGGCGGCGGAACAAGGCCTTGAGGATACCACTCAGTTCCTGTTGGACAGAGGTGCCAACATAGAGACGGTGGATAAGGAAGGGCGGACGCCTCTGCTCTTGGCGGCGGGTACTAACCGTGTGAAAACcgtcaagctgctcatcgacAGGGGCGCCAACGTGAACTGTACCGATGGTGaatcatcgccattgtcagTTGCGGCAGACGGCGGGTATTCGCAG AGCAAACCCCCCTTGTTCCTTGCAGTAATGTCCCAAGGTCCCTCCGCTACCGATACCGTCCGCACTCTTCTCGACTACGGGGCCAACATAGAAGCCACAGACAAACATGGCAAGACGGCGCTACATTACATCTTGATGACGCACGAAAAGTTCCTGTATCTGCTCGTCGCGAGAGGAGCGAATCTCGATGCCAGAGACAGCTTCGGACGAAATTTGCTCATGTACGCAGCTACCAGTGGTCAAGGTGACTATATACATGCCTTGATCGACCTGGGCCTGAAAGTCAAcgaccaagatgaagacggcatGACGGCGCTGCATTATGCCGTAATGTCTCAAGCGGCGGACtcgatgctgccgctgctacaACACGGTGCCGACCCTGAAATCAGAGACAATGAGGGCTACTCGGTGTATGAGGTGGCGATGGAGAACCACGACAACTTGCTGatggaggctgaggctgaattggaggagatgagaatTTGA
- a CDS encoding uncharacterized protein (BUSCO:EOG092D1C4I): protein MNVFSKSTFATARIGNRSWTCSACRGQLARTRPPRQIFARRFVSGRKSSSEGNGGAKSGPNARLILFASTGAAAGTAALAFTDEIKNSYEAAERTGRVVAALAVCINDYRTTLNTKSTIDDEEKQDQMLKACHKRCAERTLKVLEKNGGIFIKLGQHLSAMNYLLPPEWTTTFVPLQDKCPVSSFESVQDMFRRDTNEELWHYFSEFSEEPIGAASLAQVHLAIIKDTGRKVAVKVQHPELEAWAPLDLALTRYTFSTLKRFFPEYDLEWLSSEMDYSLPKELDFREEAENARRMKAHFAKHPELPLVVPEVMWAKKRILVMACESGRRPDDLDYLDKNGIDRDEVSATLARIFNEMIFGDGAPLHCDPHGGNLAIRKNTTRRGLGRGPNFDIVLYDHGLYRDIPLPLRRSYAKMWLAVIDGDMDRMKKYAHEVAGISEEDFPLFASAITGRDFSVVSKEGSILKTRSADEEQNMSGALQEGLIVDLVQMLGRVPRIILLILKTNDLTRSLDENLHTSQGPIRTFMILARYCTRTVFHEQIEDITRSGSLLWPQNVVRALTAWIGFVRVELKLEAFEMWLGIKRMLGFRAIEFGGGPLRQEEI, encoded by the exons ATGAACGTCTTTTCTAAATCCACCTTTGCGACGGCCCGCATCGGTAACCGCTCATGGACCTGTTCTGCTTGTCGTGGCCAATTGGCGCGCACTAGGCCGCCCCGACAGATATTCGCGCGACGTTTTGTCTCGGGGCGAAAATCGTCGTCAGAGGGCAATGGCGGTGCCAAGTCTGGGCCAAACGCCAGGCTGATTCTGTTTGCGTCGACTGGAGCAGCGGCTGGTACGGCAGCGCTTGCCTTCACCGACGAGATCAAGAACAGCTAcgaggcggcggagaggaCAGGCAGAGTGGTTGCTGCGCTGGCCGTCTGCATTAATGA CTACCGAACGACGTTGAATACAAAATCCACGATtgacgacgaagaaaagcaagatcAAATGCTAAAGGCTTGCCACAAGCGATGCGCCGAACGAACCCTCAAAGTGTTGGAGAAAAATGGCGGTATATTTATCAAACTAGGACAGCACCTG AGTGCTATGAATTACCTCTTACCCCCTGAGTGGACGACGACCTTTGTACCGCTGCAGGACAAATGCCCCGTCTCATCATTCGAATCGGTGCAGGATATGTTCCGACGGGATACGAATGAAGAGCTATGGCACTACTTTTCTGAATTTTCGGAGGAGCCAATTGGCGCCGCCTCTCTTGCGCAAGTACATCTGGCAATCATCAAGGATACTGGGCGCAAGGTGGCCGTCAAGGTTCAGCATCCCGAACTGGAGGCATGGGCGCCCCTTGATCTTGCGCTTACTAGATACACCTTCTCTACGCTCAAACGATTCTTCCCCGAGTACGACTTGGAATGGCTGTCTTCGGAAATGGACTATTCTCTGCCCAAGGAGCTCGACTTCAGGGAGGAGGCCGAGAATGCACGTCGCATGAAGGCGCACTTTGCTAAGCATCCCGAGCTGCCTCTCGTCGTACCTGAGGTCATGTGGGCGAAGAAGCGAATTCTCGTCATGGCCTGCGAATCAGGCCGGCGACCAGACGACCTTGATTACCTGGACAAGAATGGCATTGACCGCGACGAAGTGTCGGCAACATTGGCGCGAATTTTCAACGAGATGATATTCGGCGATGGTGCTCCACTGCACTGCGATCCTCACGGCGGTAACCTGGCCATCCGCAAGAACACTACTCGCCGCGGTCTTGGACGAGGCCCCAACTTTGACATCGTCCTCTACGACCACGGCCTGTACCGCGACATTCCCCTCCCGCTGAGACGTTCTTATGCCAAGATGTGGCTCGCCGTCATTGACGGTGACATGGACCGGATGAAGAAGTACGCCCACGAGGTGGCTGGCATCAGCGAGGAGGATTTCCccctctttgcctctgccaTCACAGGCCGCGACTTCAGCGTTGTCAGCAAAGAAGGATCGATTCTCAAGACACGCTCCGCAGACGAAGAGCAAAACATGAGCGGCGCCCTGCAAGAAGGCCTCATCGTCGACCTTGTGCAAATGCTCGGTCGCGTTCCTCGCATTATCCTCCTCATCCTAAAGACCAATGACCTAACACGCAGTCTTGATGAAAACCTCCACACCAGCCAAGGACCTATACGCACGTTTATGATTCTAGCGCGCTATTGCACTCGGACTGTCTTCCACGAGCAGATCGAGGACATTACCCGCAGCGGATCGCTACTGTGGCCTCAGAATGTGGTGCGAGCTTTGACGGCCTGGATCGGCTTCGTGAGGGTCGAGCTCAAGCTGGAAGCGTTTGAGATGTGGCTGGGTATCAAGAGGATGTTGGGATTCCGGGCTATCGAGTTTGGCGGCGGGCCGCTGAGACAGGAGGAGATTTAG
- a CDS encoding uncharacterized protein (EggNog:ENOG41), giving the protein MHNLTDEAAPRRMLSFTPKPVPSWDNRPAVSSPLSSSPVRASSPLSPAEEESRWQPRQVQSSPIRPNNFKYQSRPARPNPVMKRREELQEQRRKGFLQNVRQKAEDKSWQRRDIEGQFLKTSWLANVGRLSHDAPSFSDADIEDAATFAPEMAQSQMDEDMIPEELMDEEQLLTSYEEEVMAQRGSRLPTLAEDDEYDDIFAELISQEQEQRPLQQQQPHQQHQSSQPSNQMEID; this is encoded by the exons ATGCACAATCTCACAGACGAAGCCGCACCACGCAGGATGCTGTCGTTTACGCCAAAGCCGGTTCCTTCTTGGGACAATCGTCCCGCCGTCTCATCTCCACTATCGTCCTCGCCTGTGCGCGCCTCATCGCCTCTCTCTCCGGCCGAGGAAGAATCGCGGTGGCAGCCTCGCCAGGTCCAGTCGTCACCGATCAGGCCTAACAATTTCAAGTATCAATCACGGCCTGCGCGCCCGAATCCCGtcatgaaaagaagagaggagctGCAGGAGCAGAGGCGCAAGGGCTTCCTGCAGAATGTCCGCCAAAAGGCCGAGGATAAATcctggcaaagaagagacattGAGGGCCAA TTTCTGAAAACGAGCTGGCTAGCTAATGTCGGCCGCTTGTCTCATGATGCGCCTTCATTCTCCGATGCCGATATCGAGGATGCCGCAACCTTTGCGCCCGAAATGGCACAGTCACAGATGGACGAGGACATGATCCCGGAAGAACTcatggatgaagagcaaTTACTTACGTCTTACGAAGAGGAAGTAATGGCCCAGCGAGGATCCCGGCTGCCGACGCTggccgaggatgacgagtATGATGACATATTTGCCGAACTTATTTcacaagaacaagagcaaCGACCGttgcagcaacagcaaccgcatcaacagcatcaatcTTCACAGCCTTCAAATCAAATGGAAATCGATTAG
- a CDS encoding uncharacterized protein (MEROPS:MER0034539), which produces MCGIFACHCHPDVQKFKPTALKLAKAIRHRGPDWSGNVISHNTILCHERLSIVGVESGAQPLTNADDTIILAVNGEIYNHRQIRKHLKEPYHFKTQSDCEVIIPLYMEHDIDAPNSLDGMFSFVLYDKKQDRTIAARDPIGVTTLYQGWSWKEPGAVYFASELKCLSPVCDKIIAFPPGHVYDSKTGETTRYFKPTWWDPANVPSTPVDYKTLRTSLEKAVRKRLMAEVPYGVLLSGGLDSSLVASIAQREMLRLKKKAEESTGTATPAEADVDHGEGLVGVDDDDNLSTVTYLPQLNSFSIGLPGSPDNEAALKVAKFLGTKHHVMTFTIEDGLNALSDVIYHLETYDVTTIRASTPMFLLSRKIKAMGIKMVLSGEGSDEIFGGYLYFHAAPDKKAFHEETVRRIKNLHLADCLRANKSTSAWGLEARVPFLDKKFIETAMSIDPQDKMITKDRMEKYILRKAFDTSDEPGTAPYLPDSILWRQKEQFSDGVGYGWIDALKDNAELHVTDEMMKNPKAEWGTDIPDTKEAYWYRLMFDEHFPPRCASTVERWTPTWSKQTDPSGRAISTHNAKYEGTE; this is translated from the exons ATGTGTGGCATTTTTGCGTGTCATTG CCATCCCGATGTGCAAAAGTTCAAGCCGACGGCtctgaagctggccaaggc AATTCGACACCGAGGTCCCGATTGGA GCGGAAACGTCATTTCTCACAACACAA TCCTGTGCCATGAGCGTCTCAGTATCGTTGGTGTTG AGTCTGGTGCTCAGCCCTTGACCAACGCCGATGACACCATCATCCTTGCCGTCAACGGCGAGATCTACAACCATCGTCAGATCCGAAAGCACCTAAAAGAGCCGTACCACTTCAAGACGCAATCGGATTGCGAGGTTATCATTCCCTTG TATATGGAGCACGACATCGACGCCCCCAacagccttgatggcatgTTCTCATTCGTTCTATACGACAAGAAGCAAGACCGCACCATTGCCGCGCGCGATCCGATTGGCGTTACAACACTGTACCAGGGATGGTCATGGAAGGAACCTGGTGCTGTGTACTTCGCCTCCGAGCTCAAGTGCTTGTCTCCCGTCTGCGACAAAATCATCGCCTTCCCTCCCGGCCACGTCTACGACTCAAAAACCGGCGAGACTACCCGCTACTTCAAGCCTACTTGGTGGGACCCTGCCAACGTGCCATCTACTCCCGTCGACTACAAGACTCTCCGAACTTCTCTGGAGAAGGCTGTTAGAAAGCGTCTGATGGCCGAGGTCCCCTATGGTGTGCTTCTTTCTGGTGGTCTCGACTCCAGCTTGGTCGCTTCCATTGCTCAGCGAGAGATGCTGAGactcaagaagaaggccgaagAGTCTACCGGAACTGCTACTCCTGCCGAGGCTGATGTTGACCACGGAGAGGGCCTTGTCGGtgttgacgacgacgacaacctGTCTACCGTTACCTACCTCCCTCAGCTCAACTCCTTCTCCATTGGACTGCCAGGATCTCCAGACAACGAGGCCGCTCTCAAAGTTGCCAAATTCCTTGGTACGAAGCACCACGTCATGACCTTTACCATTGAGGACGGCCTCAACGCACTGTCGGATGTCATCTACCACCTGGAGACGTACGACGTCACAACCATCCGAGCCTCAACGCCCATGTTCCTGCTCTCTCGTAAAATTAAGGCTATGGGCATTAAGATGGTATTGAGTGGCGAGGGCAGTGATGAGATTTTCGGCGGCTACCTTTACTTCCACGCTGCTCCCGACAAGAAGGCGTTCCACGAGGAGACTGTCCGCCGTATCAAGAACTTGCACCTTGCGGATTGTCTGCGAGCTAACAAGTCCACCTCTGCCTGGGGTCTGGAGGCCCGTGTGCCTTTCCTGGATAAGAAG TTTATCGAGACTGCGATGAGCATTGACCCTCAGGACAAGATGATTACCAAGGACAGAATGGAAAAGTACATTCTCCGAAAAGCTTTCGACACCTCCGACGAGCCTGGCACTGCTCCTTACCTTCCTGACTCCATCCTGTGGAGACAAAAGGAGCAGTTCTCTGACGGTGTCGGATACGGATGGATTGATGCGCTCAAGGACAACGCCGAGCTGCACGTCACCgatgagatgatgaagaaccCCAAGGCCGAGTGGGGCACCGATATCCCGGATACCAAGGAGGC TTACTGGTACCGCCTCATGTTTGACGAGCACTTCCCTCCTCGCTGCGCTTCTACCGTGGAGCGATGGACGCCTACCTGGTCTAAGCAGACCGATCCCAGTGGCAG AGCCATCTCTACCCACAACGCCAAGTATGAAGGTACTGAGTAA